One Streptomyces sp. SAI-135 DNA segment encodes these proteins:
- the lanKC gene encoding class III lanthionine synthetase LanKC, with the protein MDKRYEVYALADRHFYETPDRISAGEAPVYETARRAVPAGWDAARIGDWLTLTPLGTDGKPVPGPSQGWKIHASATRENAERIAAVVWDYCVPRRIPFKFVPGPHLLHLRNTKYAARDTSGKFVTVYPADEEQLHEVLRELGELLEGFEGPYILTDLRWHEGPLYVRYGAFARMFVVDERGSLVPAVRDGEGKLVPDRRAPSFQVPEWVTLPAFLEPHLQARNTTTVGELPYRIEKALHFSNGGGVYTGTDTRDGRKVVLKEGRPHAGLAADGADAVARLEREKDALERVAGTGVVPEVRDWFTLGDHRFLVMDFLEGRPLNSFFAERHPLLGPDPDPQAVADYTAWAVRIHGAVERAVEAVHARGIVFNDLHVFNIMVGPDEESVSLLDFEAAAPVEENGRQVVAHPGFFAPPDRKGVDVDRYALACLRIALFLPVTTLFVVDRGKAAHLAEVVLRQFPDVPREFLDEAVAEITRDTAPDTGGERRALKTAPSYLEPGDWPYSRDSMVKALLASATPERQDRLFPGDITQFNDGGGLGLAHGAAGVLYALDAVGAERYEEGERWLLARTAPPPTGTPLGLYDGLAGVAHVLDRLGHRQRALDLVGRVLAERWQNLSSDLHGGLAGLGLVLGELARTTGESELRDRAAEAADVLVRRLAQPPADTRRRRAGLLKGWTGPALFLLRQYELTHEPLLLRAAEVALRRDLECCVTHPSGSLEVDEGWRTLPYLGEGSAGIGMVLDDYLAQGADTEGEFERARAGVLTAATSRFYVQPGLFQGRAGMILHLARTDTPGATRERLAQQIDGLGWFSMDYQGQLAFPGHQMMRLSMDLGTGTAGCLLALGAAHAAPGAPTAAHLPFLPPLRRPRERGSAM; encoded by the coding sequence ATGGACAAGCGCTACGAGGTGTACGCGCTCGCCGACAGACACTTCTACGAGACGCCCGACCGGATCTCCGCCGGTGAGGCGCCCGTCTACGAGACGGCGCGCCGCGCGGTGCCGGCCGGCTGGGACGCGGCGCGCATCGGCGACTGGCTGACGCTCACACCGCTCGGCACGGACGGGAAGCCGGTGCCGGGCCCGTCCCAGGGCTGGAAGATCCACGCCTCGGCCACCCGGGAGAACGCGGAGCGGATCGCCGCCGTCGTGTGGGACTACTGCGTGCCCCGGCGCATCCCGTTCAAGTTCGTGCCCGGCCCGCATCTGCTGCACCTGCGCAACACCAAGTACGCGGCCCGCGACACCAGCGGCAAGTTCGTCACCGTCTACCCGGCCGACGAGGAGCAGCTGCACGAGGTGCTCCGCGAGCTGGGCGAACTCCTGGAGGGCTTCGAGGGCCCGTACATCCTCACCGACCTGCGCTGGCACGAGGGCCCGCTCTACGTCCGCTACGGCGCTTTCGCGCGCATGTTCGTCGTCGACGAGCGGGGCTCACTGGTACCGGCGGTGCGGGACGGCGAGGGCAAGCTGGTGCCGGACCGGCGGGCACCGTCCTTCCAGGTGCCCGAATGGGTGACGCTGCCCGCCTTCCTGGAGCCGCATCTTCAGGCGCGCAACACCACGACGGTCGGCGAGCTGCCGTACCGGATCGAGAAGGCGCTGCACTTCTCCAACGGCGGCGGTGTCTACACCGGCACCGACACCCGCGACGGGCGCAAGGTCGTCCTCAAGGAGGGCCGGCCGCACGCGGGACTCGCCGCCGACGGGGCGGACGCCGTCGCCCGCCTGGAGCGGGAGAAGGACGCCTTGGAACGGGTGGCGGGGACGGGCGTGGTGCCCGAGGTGCGGGACTGGTTCACCCTCGGCGACCACCGGTTCCTCGTCATGGACTTCCTGGAGGGGCGCCCGCTGAACTCCTTCTTCGCCGAGCGGCATCCGCTGCTCGGTCCGGACCCCGATCCGCAGGCCGTCGCCGACTACACCGCCTGGGCGGTGCGCATCCACGGCGCGGTGGAACGGGCGGTGGAGGCGGTGCACGCCCGCGGGATCGTCTTCAACGACCTGCACGTCTTCAACATCATGGTCGGCCCCGACGAGGAGTCGGTGTCGCTGCTCGACTTCGAGGCGGCCGCGCCGGTCGAGGAGAACGGCCGCCAGGTGGTCGCCCACCCCGGCTTCTTCGCCCCGCCGGACCGCAAGGGCGTCGACGTCGACCGCTACGCCCTGGCCTGTCTGCGGATCGCCCTGTTCCTGCCGGTGACCACGCTGTTCGTGGTGGACCGGGGGAAGGCCGCCCATCTGGCCGAGGTGGTCCTCCGCCAGTTCCCGGACGTGCCGCGGGAGTTCCTCGACGAGGCGGTCGCGGAGATCACCCGGGACACCGCCCCGGACACCGGCGGCGAGCGCAGGGCCCTGAAGACGGCGCCGTCCTACCTCGAACCCGGCGACTGGCCCTACAGCCGCGACTCCATGGTCAAGGCGCTCCTCGCCTCGGCCACCCCGGAGCGCCAGGACCGGCTCTTCCCCGGCGACATCACCCAGTTCAACGACGGCGGCGGCCTCGGCCTCGCGCACGGCGCGGCCGGAGTCCTGTACGCGCTGGACGCGGTCGGCGCCGAGCGCTACGAGGAGGGCGAGCGCTGGCTCCTGGCCCGCACCGCGCCCCCGCCGACCGGCACACCGCTCGGGCTCTACGACGGCCTCGCGGGCGTCGCGCACGTCCTGGACCGGCTCGGCCACCGGCAGCGCGCCCTCGACCTGGTCGGGCGGGTGCTCGCGGAGCGCTGGCAGAACCTCTCCTCCGACCTGCACGGCGGCCTGGCCGGACTCGGCCTGGTCCTCGGCGAACTGGCCCGCACCACGGGCGAGTCGGAGCTGCGGGACCGTGCCGCCGAGGCCGCCGACGTCCTCGTACGGCGACTCGCGCAGCCCCCCGCGGACACCAGGCGGCGCCGGGCCGGGCTGCTGAAGGGGTGGACCGGGCCCGCGCTGTTCCTGCTGCGGCAGTACGAACTCACGCACGAGCCACTGCTGTTGCGGGCGGCCGAGGTGGCGCTGCGCAGGGACCTGGAGTGCTGCGTGACGCATCCGAGCGGCTCGCTGGAGGTCGACGAGGGCTGGCGGACGCTGCCCTACCTCGGGGAGGGAAGCGCCGGCATCGGGATGGTCCTGGACGACTACCTCGCCCAGGGCGCCGACACCGAGGGCGAGTTCGAGCGGGCACGGGCCGGCGTGCTGACCGCCGCCACCAGCCGCTTCTACGTCCAGCCCGGCCTCTTCCAGGGCCGCGCCGGGATGATCCTGCACCTCGCGCGCACGGACACCCCCGGCGCGACCCGCGAGCGGCTCGCCCAGCAGATCGACGGGCTCGGCTGGTTCTCGATGGACTACCAGGGCCAACTGGCCTTCCCCGGCCACCAGATGATGCGGCTGTCGATGGACCTGGGCACCGGAACGGCAGGGTGCCTGCTCGCGCTCGGCGCGGCCCACGCGGCCCCCGGCGCCCCGACCGCCGCCCACCTGCCGTTCCTGCCGCCGCTCCGGCGGCCCCGAGAACGCGGTTCCGCGATGTGA
- a CDS encoding SpoIIE family protein phosphatase, with protein MVSEGAAGRRTRALRAENALTALTDGPESPERLRRVLEQALVFTGATLAAVYMPGEDGEVLRLVESAGVPRTVYGLRDSYPGSGDSPPADAHRSGRPLFLGPDELAACAESRTVARRDVHLAVLPAHGDDGQACLVAVSEGPHGFDDEDRKCLELIADAVVCPAPAAAPDGTEPGSHTFSLEMDTGRVEVGDGILELFGMSRTAFDGKIETLLGLTVPEDLPSLMSLFEAGHLSAGDRELEFRILQPTGPPKWLRLRGRMLPGGDDRPARLVGTVADASTLRSDVTDVARVQRLAAALSMAGTVRDVSQAVVSALRAPLRADRIALAELENDRLVVTVLDPPEAESWPELWRLEWRSEWPEAPVRAMPTLAGALREGRAQIWPAGTLLEPALADVGPGGLAVLPLPAAGRMAGACLIGWDTPHHFDPDERALLTASAGLAGQALMRAHALDAEHELVGMLQRQLLPRRLPRLPGAVAVARYLPSTAGLELGGDWYDVIPLPDHRVALVIGDVQGHSAAAATLMGQMRTALRAYAVEGHPPDVVVAHANRLLMDLDSELFVTCTYVDVDLEEGTAWCVRAGHLPPVLRRPDGTTEIAEADGGPPLGVLAQADFPMTPLRLAPGTLVALTTDGLVESKESDIDEGMDRFARGVAAADPSHLGLVADVLLGGARRSDDVALLLLRYDGMATHPLRESWTVWRVPEATRHARRFTRRTLRGWGVPEDAMDSALLVVSELVTNALVHTGGQVRLDLTLVGRRLRVSVADASPRTPVKPTSIGWEATGGRGILLVEAVSSAWGSVPVSGGKQVWSEIALDA; from the coding sequence GTGGTGAGTGAGGGCGCTGCGGGACGCAGAACGAGAGCGCTGCGTGCCGAAAATGCCCTGACAGCGCTCACGGACGGTCCTGAGTCGCCGGAGCGGCTGCGCCGTGTCCTGGAACAGGCGCTCGTCTTCACCGGGGCGACACTGGCCGCCGTGTACATGCCCGGTGAGGACGGGGAGGTGCTGCGCCTCGTCGAGTCGGCCGGTGTCCCCCGGACGGTCTACGGGCTGCGCGACAGCTATCCGGGCTCCGGCGACTCCCCGCCCGCCGACGCGCACCGCTCCGGCAGGCCGCTCTTCCTCGGCCCGGACGAACTCGCCGCCTGCGCCGAGTCCCGCACGGTGGCCCGGCGGGACGTCCACCTGGCCGTGCTGCCCGCCCACGGCGACGACGGCCAGGCCTGTCTCGTCGCCGTCAGCGAAGGCCCGCACGGATTCGACGACGAGGACCGCAAGTGCCTCGAACTGATCGCCGACGCCGTCGTCTGCCCCGCCCCCGCGGCCGCCCCGGACGGCACGGAACCGGGCTCCCACACGTTCAGCCTCGAGATGGACACCGGCCGGGTCGAGGTCGGCGACGGCATCCTGGAGCTGTTCGGCATGAGCCGGACCGCCTTCGACGGCAAGATCGAGACCCTGCTCGGCCTGACCGTCCCCGAGGACCTGCCCTCGCTGATGTCCCTGTTCGAGGCCGGTCACCTGTCCGCCGGCGACCGCGAGCTGGAATTCCGCATCCTCCAGCCCACGGGACCGCCCAAATGGCTCCGGCTGCGCGGCCGCATGCTGCCCGGCGGCGACGACCGCCCCGCCCGGCTCGTGGGCACCGTCGCCGACGCCTCCACCCTGCGCTCCGACGTCACCGACGTGGCCCGCGTCCAGCGCCTGGCCGCCGCCCTCTCCATGGCGGGCACCGTCCGCGACGTCAGCCAGGCCGTGGTCTCCGCCCTGCGCGCCCCGCTCAGGGCCGACCGGATCGCCCTCGCCGAGCTGGAGAACGACCGGCTCGTCGTCACCGTCCTCGACCCGCCCGAAGCGGAGTCCTGGCCCGAGCTGTGGCGCCTGGAGTGGCGCAGCGAGTGGCCCGAGGCACCCGTACGGGCCATGCCCACCCTGGCCGGCGCCCTGCGCGAGGGCCGCGCCCAGATCTGGCCGGCCGGCACCCTCCTCGAACCCGCCCTCGCCGACGTCGGCCCCGGCGGCCTAGCCGTCCTGCCGCTGCCCGCCGCGGGCCGTATGGCCGGCGCCTGCCTCATCGGCTGGGACACCCCGCACCACTTCGACCCCGACGAGCGTGCCCTGCTCACCGCCTCCGCAGGGCTCGCGGGGCAGGCACTGATGCGCGCCCACGCCCTCGACGCCGAGCACGAACTCGTCGGCATGCTCCAGCGCCAGCTGCTGCCCCGCCGCCTGCCCCGGCTGCCCGGCGCGGTCGCCGTCGCCCGCTATCTGCCCAGCACCGCGGGGCTGGAGCTGGGCGGAGACTGGTACGACGTGATCCCGCTGCCCGACCACCGCGTCGCCCTGGTCATCGGTGACGTCCAGGGCCACAGCGCCGCCGCCGCGACCCTCATGGGCCAGATGCGGACCGCGCTGCGCGCCTACGCCGTCGAGGGCCATCCCCCGGACGTCGTCGTCGCCCACGCCAACAGGCTCCTCATGGACCTGGATTCCGAACTCTTCGTCACGTGCACCTATGTGGACGTCGACCTGGAGGAGGGCACCGCCTGGTGCGTGCGCGCCGGGCACCTGCCACCGGTGCTGCGCCGCCCCGACGGCACCACGGAGATCGCCGAGGCCGACGGCGGCCCCCCGCTCGGGGTGCTGGCCCAGGCCGACTTCCCGATGACCCCGCTCCGGCTGGCGCCCGGCACCCTGGTCGCCCTGACCACCGACGGTCTGGTGGAGTCCAAGGAGTCCGACATCGACGAGGGCATGGACCGCTTCGCCCGCGGGGTGGCCGCCGCCGACCCGTCCCACCTCGGCCTCGTCGCGGACGTCCTGCTCGGCGGCGCCCGCCGCAGCGACGACGTCGCCCTGCTCCTGCTGCGCTACGACGGCATGGCCACCCACCCGCTCCGGGAGAGCTGGACGGTGTGGCGGGTCCCGGAGGCCACCCGGCACGCCCGCCGCTTCACCCGCCGCACCCTGCGCGGCTGGGGCGTCCCCGAGGACGCCATGGACAGCGCCCTGCTGGTCGTCTCCGAACTCGTCACCAACGCCCTGGTGCACACCGGCGGCCAGGTCCGCCTCGACCTCACCCTCGTCGGCCGGAGGCTGCGCGTCTCCGTCGCCGACGCCTCGCCCCGGACCCCCGTCAAGCCCACCAGCATCGGCTGGGAGGCCACCGGGGGGCGCGGCATCCTGCTGGTCGAGGCCGTGTCGTCGGCCTGGGGCAGCGTGCCCGTCAGCGGCGGCAAACAGGTGTGGAGCGAAATCGCACTGGACGCCTGA
- a CDS encoding CBS domain-containing protein — protein sequence MTQHVSDIMTSAPVTVEPQTSVTAVARIMRDQDLGAVLVTEGDELRGLVTDRDLVVRSLAEGGDPEQTTVAGACSDDLVTVTPEDDLDHAIELMREHAVRRIPVVDHGHPVGIVALGDLAMERDPESALGDISVARPNT from the coding sequence ATGACTCAGCACGTCAGCGACATCATGACCAGCGCCCCGGTCACGGTGGAACCGCAGACCTCCGTGACGGCCGTCGCCAGGATCATGCGCGACCAGGACCTCGGCGCCGTCCTGGTCACCGAGGGCGACGAACTGCGCGGCCTGGTCACCGACCGCGACCTCGTGGTGCGGTCCCTCGCCGAGGGCGGCGACCCGGAGCAGACCACCGTGGCCGGGGCGTGCAGCGACGACCTGGTGACCGTCACCCCCGAGGACGACCTGGACCACGCGATCGAGCTCATGCGCGAGCACGCCGTGCGGCGGATCCCGGTCGTCGACCACGGCCACCCGGTCGGCATCGTCGCCCTCGGCGACCTGGCCATGGAACGCGATCCTGAATCGGCCCTCGGCGACATCAGCGTGGCACGGCCCAACACCTGA
- a CDS encoding class I SAM-dependent methyltransferase: MKRHEFLRGLHQASANRNYLEIGVNDGRSLTFSRVPSIAIDPAFKVVTEIRCDVHLAKATSDDFFARENPLQHLKGGRHPLRNIIRNRSPFGYWKDVTLDLAFIDGMHLFEYALRDFINVEKHSDWASVIVFDDMLPRNVDEAARDRHTNAWTGDVYKIIEVLNRYRPDLVTILVDTEPTGQLVVFGADPANTVLKDKYDEIIAEYVVPDPQKVPETVLERTAAISPEALIEGAFWKPLVNARNRGSKRDRGWEHLRTSLKQLSDAG, encoded by the coding sequence GTGAAACGTCACGAGTTCCTGCGGGGGCTCCACCAAGCCAGCGCGAACCGCAACTACCTGGAGATCGGCGTCAACGACGGCCGCAGCCTGACGTTCTCCCGGGTACCGAGCATCGCGATCGACCCGGCGTTCAAGGTGGTCACCGAGATCCGCTGCGACGTCCACCTGGCGAAGGCCACCAGCGACGACTTCTTCGCGCGCGAGAACCCCCTCCAGCACCTCAAGGGCGGCCGCCACCCGCTGCGCAACATCATCCGCAACCGCAGCCCCTTCGGGTACTGGAAGGACGTCACGCTCGACCTGGCGTTCATCGACGGCATGCACCTGTTCGAATACGCCCTGCGCGACTTCATCAACGTGGAGAAGCACTCGGACTGGGCCAGCGTGATCGTCTTCGACGACATGCTGCCGCGCAACGTGGACGAGGCCGCGCGTGACCGGCACACCAACGCCTGGACCGGGGACGTCTACAAGATCATCGAGGTTCTGAACCGCTACCGCCCCGACCTGGTGACGATCCTGGTCGACACCGAGCCCACCGGACAGCTCGTGGTCTTCGGCGCGGACCCGGCCAACACGGTGCTCAAGGACAAGTACGACGAGATCATCGCGGAGTACGTCGTCCCCGACCCGCAGAAGGTGCCCGAGACGGTCCTGGAGCGGACGGCGGCGATCAGCCCGGAGGCACTGATCGAGGGCGCGTTCTGGAAGCCGCTGGTGAACGCCCGCAACCGCGGCAGCAAGCGGGACCGCGGCTGGGAGCACCTGCGCACCAGCCTGAAACAGCTCAGCGACGCCGGCTGA
- a CDS encoding glycosyltransferase family A protein, with amino-acid sequence MPVKVSVVIPVYNPGEYIEDCVASLRRQSLPPDEFEAIFVDDGSTDATPARLDALAAEVANITVIHQEASGWSGKPRNVGIEASRGEFVMFVDNDDYLGDEALERMYDYGVANGADVVVGKMAGKGRGVPVELFRRNHPRATVDSAPLIDSLTPHKMFRRAFLDRIGLRFPEGRRRLEDHVFVTEAYLRADNVSVLSDYVCYYHLKRDDASNAGFQRFDPVGYFANLREALDIVEKYTEPGPSRDRLFRRWLRNEMVERMRGRRLLAAPEDYRKELFTEIRGVVVERFGPGVAAGLQPIQQVVAALIADGRLDDLVAFAEWEAPIAAKAGPDGVAWEDGVLRIGLSAELASRGAPLTFPAEGGATPLTKPPASVEEAVDWVGAHAVDGFQRATVDLLVQERASSAQYFQPVDFTRESVPDEDGRVRLVLRGTATVDPAVAADGGPLGAGQWDVFVRVKLAGCTKQCRLGPVPLTGRSAANAGVTGGHVVLPYWTAKGCLALDVDAARKRLGFERVTPGEVTVAGDRVEMPVPMHVPRDTPVLLELTRGSGTAPAKVPGTLRPQGSAALLDAVLPVGDLPGADWRVALSPAPEAEEPRFHPLPFALRVKRGRVEAVAVRAPRPPVGRTLVRRGRRLAGKLVRRFRALGR; translated from the coding sequence ATGCCGGTCAAGGTCAGCGTCGTCATCCCCGTCTACAACCCCGGGGAGTACATCGAGGACTGCGTCGCCTCGCTGCGCAGGCAGTCCCTGCCCCCCGACGAGTTCGAGGCGATCTTCGTCGACGACGGTTCGACCGACGCCACACCGGCCCGGCTCGACGCGCTGGCCGCCGAGGTCGCGAACATCACGGTCATCCACCAGGAGGCCTCGGGCTGGTCGGGCAAGCCCCGCAACGTCGGGATCGAGGCCTCCCGGGGCGAGTTCGTGATGTTCGTCGACAACGACGACTACCTCGGCGACGAGGCCCTGGAGCGGATGTACGACTACGGGGTCGCCAACGGCGCCGACGTGGTCGTGGGCAAGATGGCCGGCAAGGGGCGCGGCGTCCCGGTGGAGCTGTTCCGCCGCAACCACCCCCGCGCCACCGTCGACAGCGCCCCGCTGATCGACAGCCTGACCCCGCACAAGATGTTCCGGCGGGCCTTCCTCGACCGCATCGGCCTGCGCTTCCCCGAGGGCAGGCGCCGGCTGGAGGACCACGTCTTCGTCACCGAGGCGTATCTGCGCGCGGACAACGTCTCCGTGCTCAGCGACTACGTCTGCTACTACCACCTCAAGCGCGACGACGCCTCCAACGCGGGTTTCCAGCGCTTCGACCCGGTGGGCTACTTCGCGAACCTGCGCGAGGCGCTCGACATCGTCGAGAAGTACACCGAGCCGGGGCCCTCCCGCGACCGGCTGTTCCGTCGCTGGTTGCGCAACGAGATGGTCGAGCGGATGCGCGGCAGGCGGCTGCTGGCCGCGCCCGAGGACTACCGCAAGGAGCTCTTCACCGAGATCCGCGGGGTGGTCGTCGAGCGCTTCGGCCCCGGCGTCGCGGCCGGCCTCCAGCCCATCCAGCAGGTCGTCGCCGCGCTGATCGCCGACGGCAGGCTCGACGACCTGGTGGCGTTCGCCGAGTGGGAGGCCCCCATCGCCGCCAAGGCCGGGCCGGACGGCGTCGCGTGGGAGGACGGTGTGCTGCGGATCGGCCTGTCCGCCGAACTCGCGTCCCGGGGTGCGCCGCTGACGTTCCCCGCCGAGGGCGGCGCCACGCCGCTCACCAAGCCGCCCGCCTCCGTCGAGGAAGCCGTGGACTGGGTCGGCGCCCACGCCGTGGACGGCTTCCAGCGCGCCACGGTCGATCTGCTGGTGCAGGAACGCGCCAGCTCGGCCCAGTACTTCCAGCCCGTGGACTTCACCCGGGAGAGCGTCCCGGACGAGGACGGCCGGGTGCGGCTGGTGCTGCGGGGCACGGCGACGGTGGATCCGGCCGTTGCGGCCGACGGCGGCCCGCTCGGCGCCGGGCAGTGGGACGTGTTCGTCCGCGTCAAGCTCGCCGGCTGCACCAAACAGTGCCGGCTGGGCCCCGTCCCCCTCACGGGACGGTCGGCCGCGAACGCCGGTGTCACGGGCGGCCACGTCGTCCTGCCGTACTGGACCGCGAAGGGCTGCCTCGCCCTGGACGTCGACGCGGCGCGCAAGCGGCTGGGCTTCGAGCGGGTCACGCCCGGGGAGGTCACGGTCGCCGGCGACCGCGTCGAGATGCCGGTACCGATGCACGTCCCCCGTGACACGCCCGTACTGCTCGAACTCACCCGTGGTTCCGGCACCGCGCCCGCGAAGGTGCCCGGCACGCTGCGGCCCCAGGGCTCCGCGGCCCTCCTGGACGCGGTGCTGCCGGTCGGTGACCTGCCCGGAGCGGACTGGCGGGTGGCGCTGAGCCCGGCGCCCGAGGCCGAGGAGCCGCGCTTCCATCCGCTGCCCTTCGCGCTGCGGGTCAAGAGGGGCCGGGTCGAGGCGGTGGCCGTGCGCGCGCCCCGGCCCCCCGTGGGCCGGACGCTGGTCCGCAGGGGGCGGCGGCTGGCCGGGAAGCTGGTCCGCAGGTTCAGGGCGCTCGGCAGGTAG
- a CDS encoding XdhC/CoxI family protein: MRDILPVLNGWYTAGLPFGLATVVSTSRSAPRDPGAAMAVGPGDEVVGSVSGGCVESAVFEVAKEVVASGEARLETFGYSDEDAFTVGLTCGGEITLLVRPVTAALDPAFGEIAESVAAGAPVTVATVTDGPAPRGATLAVWPDRVAGTLGTTGLDVAVTADARGELALGATGSRHYGPRGERREDAVGVFLHSFAPPPRMLVFGAIDYAAAVARIGAFLGYRVTVCDARPVFATPKRFPEGVEVVVDWPHRHLSGTATDDRTVICVLTHDPRFDVPLLEEALRRPAAYIGAMGSRRTHDDRLKRLAEAGLTEAELSRLRSPVGLDLGARTPEEVAVSVAAEIIALRWGGSGAPLTATAGAIHPSG; this comes from the coding sequence ATGCGTGACATCCTCCCGGTGCTGAACGGCTGGTACACGGCGGGGCTGCCGTTCGGACTGGCCACGGTCGTCTCGACGAGCCGCAGCGCGCCCCGCGATCCCGGGGCGGCCATGGCGGTCGGCCCGGGCGACGAGGTCGTCGGCAGTGTGTCCGGCGGCTGTGTCGAGAGCGCCGTCTTCGAGGTGGCGAAGGAGGTCGTGGCGAGCGGCGAGGCCCGCCTCGAGACCTTCGGGTACAGCGACGAGGACGCGTTCACGGTGGGCCTCACCTGCGGCGGGGAGATCACCCTCCTCGTACGGCCCGTGACGGCCGCCCTGGATCCCGCGTTCGGCGAGATCGCGGAGTCGGTGGCGGCGGGCGCCCCGGTGACCGTGGCGACGGTGACGGACGGCCCCGCACCGCGCGGCGCCACGCTCGCCGTGTGGCCGGACCGCGTCGCGGGCACCCTCGGCACCACCGGCCTGGACGTGGCGGTCACCGCCGACGCCCGCGGCGAACTCGCCCTGGGCGCGACCGGGTCGCGGCACTACGGCCCGCGCGGCGAGCGGCGTGAGGACGCGGTCGGCGTCTTCCTGCACTCCTTCGCACCGCCGCCCCGCATGCTGGTCTTCGGCGCGATCGACTACGCGGCCGCCGTCGCCCGCATCGGCGCGTTCCTCGGCTACCGGGTCACGGTCTGCGACGCCCGCCCGGTCTTCGCCACGCCGAAGCGCTTCCCGGAGGGCGTCGAGGTGGTCGTGGACTGGCCGCACCGCCACCTGAGCGGCACCGCCACCGACGACCGCACGGTGATCTGCGTGCTGACCCACGACCCCAGGTTCGACGTGCCCCTGCTGGAGGAGGCGCTGCGCCGCCCCGCCGCGTACATCGGGGCGATGGGCAGCCGCCGTACGCACGACGACCGGCTGAAGCGGCTCGCCGAGGCGGGGCTGACCGAGGCCGAGTTGTCCCGGCTGCGCTCGCCCGTCGGCCTCGACCTGGGAGCCCGTACGCCCGAGGAGGTCGCCGTGTCCGTGGCCGCCGAGATCATCGCCCTGCGCTGGGGCGGCAGCGGCGCCCCGCTGACCGCGACGGCGGGCGCCATCCACCCGTCTGGGTGA